Part of the Vibrio sp. SCSIO 43137 genome, TTACGCTGGTTTTACGCAGTGCTTGTGCATCAGTGTTTACACTAATGAACTCCACACCTTCGATGGATTCACGAACCATATGTTCTACAGCGTTACCGCCACCACCACCAACTCCAACGACTTTAATTACGGCATCGTCAGACATTTCCATCATCGGTTCAAACATGTGTTTTCTCCGTTTTTCCTGCTCTCAGGTTAAAACTCTTTTTGTATCCAATTACGCATTCTACTAAAAACAGAGCCCAGAGAGGAACGTTTTGGTTCATTATATTCACCATCGTCATTAATCTGACTCTCTTTTGCGTAATGAAGTAATCCAACTGCCGTAGAATGATACGGCTCTTTTACATAATCGGTAAGCCCGCTGACCTCCAGAGGTTTACCGACCCTAACTCGATTCGCGCCAAATACGCGCTCTGCGCATTCAACTAAACCTTCAATTTGTGCTGCGCCGCCGGTTAATACCACCCCGGCAGCCAGGTGATGTTTAATACCATCATCACGTAATTTAGTCTGTACAGAGTTGACTGACTGGTTGATAAAGCCCATAAGTTCTGCATAACGCGCTTCGATCACTCCCGATAGTTCCTGACGCTTAAGCGTTCTTGAAGGTCGTCCACCGACACTCGGAACATTAACGGTATCATCTTTACTCACCAACTCACTCAATGCACAGCCATATTTCACTTTTATCTCTTCAGCATCCCCTACCGGAGTACCAAAAGCAAAAGCAATATCACTGGTGACCGCATTCCCTGCATAAGAGAAAACTTCAGTGTGGCGCAGTGCTCCTCCGGTCCAGATGGAGACATCCATAGTACCGGCGCCAATATCCACTACACAGACACCCAGTTCGCGCTCATCTTCAGTGATAACGGCGTTACTTGATGCTAAACCTGAAAAGACCAGTTGCTCAACTTTCAGGCCACATCTTTCAACTGCCTTTATTATATTTCTCGCCATGTCGCTGTGACAGGAGATAAGGTGCACACTCACTTCCATGCGCACCCCTGATAATCCTAGCGGATTTTTTATCCCTTCCTGATAATCTATGGTGAATTCCTGCGGGATAACATGCAAAATCCGCTGTTCGTCACCAATTTTTATCGATTTCGCGGTATGGATCGCCCTGTCCATATCGTCCTGAGACACTTCTTCATCAGAAATGGTCCCCATTCCTTTCTCAATCCGGCTGGCGATATGCCTGCCCGACAGAGAGATATAGACATTATTGATTTTACATTCGGCCATTAGTTCAGCTTGATCAACGGCACGCTGAACCGACTTCACTACTGACTCAAGGTCGTTTACACCACCTTTATCCATTCCGCGGGAAGGACTACTTCCCGCACCGATAATATTAATCTGGCCATCGGGTAGGACTTCTCCGACTAAAGCAGACACGCTTGCAGTACCGATATCAAGACCGACAATGATGTTGTCGTCTGCTATTTTAGTCATCTGTGCTCTCTTGTTCTAATTCTTGCTCCGGAAACCAACCCACTGCGGCTCCGGTATCATATCTTAAATCTATATAGCTAACTTTTTCTCTCTGATTACCCAGACGATAATAGAGAGAAACAAAACGTTCAATACGTTCAGTCAGTGAATCCTTACCTAACTCCAGCCGGATTCCGTTATCCAGAATAATTTGCCACGCTCTTCGCTCATTCAGCACTAACGAATCAATGGACAAGCCAAGGGGAGAAAAATAAGGTTCAGCCTGTTGCCAGGTCGATAGTACTGTCCGGCTGCTACCAGCAGGTCCATAAAGTTTTATTTTCTCTGTATTAAGCTCTGCGACATCACCCTGAAATACATCACCAGACTGATTAAGCAGTTCATTTCCGTTCCAGATAGCCGTTGGCTTATGCTCAACTAAATAGATCTTAATAAGATCCGGCCACTGTTTTCTGACGGATGCCTGCGCTACCCAGGGAAGCCCGATAACTGATTGTTGCAGTTCATCGACATCCTGAGTCATAAAAGTTCCGATATAACTGAGTTGGCTCAACGCCTGCTGAACATCGCTGTCGGAAGTATATTCCCGCTCCCCCTGAATAATAACCTTAGACAAAGGCAATCTCTGCTCATCCAGCATCCAGGTTGTGGTCGAATATAATAGGTAGCCGATTAGCAGAATAACAACCGATAAGAAAATCGCCCCCAAAATATACTGCTTAGTTATTCGCAGCAATAAATCAGGTCTGTTTTTACTTAGCGTATTATTCATATACTCAGTTCTATCGCTTTATGATTATATAAAGCATTCAGTTTAACTAAGGGATTATACTTAGCCGGAACAAAGTATCTAGTCCCACTAGTTGAATATTCGATCTGAAAAGTCGAAAAATAACGCTTTTCGACTCAAGATTAAATTATCAACTATTTTGCATATCATTTTTACGCAATTTTAGCGCCGCTAACTGGCGGGCAACCTTACCAATATCCCCGGCTCCCTGAGTAAGAACTAAATCATTATCCTTCATCAGATTAGCCAGAACGGAAGGCAGGGCATTTGCGTCAGGAACAAACACTGGGTCAATTTTCCCGCGGGCCCTTATGGTACGACATAGAGCACGCGCGTCAGCACCCTGAATCGGTTTTTCACCGGCAGAGTAAACATCCAGCATAATCAGTAGATCAACTTTTTCAAGCACATTGGCAAAGTCATCAAACAGATCACGGGTACGGCTGTAACGGTGAGGCTGGAAGATCATGACCAGACGCTTATCTTCCCAGCCCGCTCTTGCCGCCTGAATGGTAACGTCAACTTCACTTGGGTGATGGCCATAGTCATCAACCAGCATAACCTGATCACCTTCACCAATATCAAATTCACCCAGATGTTCAAAGCGACGTCCGGTACCCTGAGTACCTGCCATCGCTTTTAGTATTGACTCATCATCAATATCATCTTCCGTCGCTACCGCAATCGCTGCGGAAGCGTTCAGGGCGTTATGTCTTCCCGGAATGTTCAGCGTGATATCAAGGGCAGCTCTTCCTTCCCTGATAACGGTAAACTTGCCCTGCTGACCTTCCTGACGGTAATTTTCGATTCTGACATCCGCATCGTCAGAGAAACCATAAGTAATAACCTGACGACTTACTCTTGGGATCAGTTCACGCACAACAGGATCATCAATACACATAATAGCCTGCCCGTAAAATGGCAGGTTATGCAGGAAATCAATAAACGTCTGCTTCAGGGTTTCGAAGTCACCACCATAGGTATCCATATGATCCGCTTCGATGTTGGTCACTATGCTAACCATAGGCTGCAGGTGCAGGAAGGAGGCATCACTTTCGTCCGCTTCTGCTATCAGAATCCGGCTTGAACCAAGGCGTGCGTTAGTTCCGGCGCTCTTCACCAGCCCGCCGTTAACGAATGTTGGATCCAGACCTGCTTCTGAGTAGATCTGAGTAACCAGAGCCGTTGTGGTTGTTTTACCGTGAGTTCCGGCAACGGCGATACCATGCCTGAAGCGCATCAGCTCAGCCAGCATTTCAGCCCTTCTTACTACCGGAATTCTCTTCTGTTTGGCGGCAACCAGCTCAGGGTTATCCTGCTGAATCGCCGTTGAAACGACCACCACGCTGGCTTTGTCTATGTTTGAAGCATCATGGCCGAAATAGATCTCTGCACCTTTGCTGCTTAAACGCTGAGTGACCGGGTTTTCAGACAGGTCAGAACCTGAGATCTGATAACCTTCGTTAAGAAGTACCTCAGCAATGCCACTCATTCCGGCACCACCTATCCCGACGAAATGGATGCATTTAACACGGCGCATCTCCGGCACAATGGCTCTGATTTGGGACAGGTTTTGCGTATGCTCTATAGTCATTCAGTATTTCTCACTTCTCAGCTAATGCAGCAATGGCGTCAGCAACGGTTTTATCGGCGTCCAGTTTCGCCGCCGACCTTGCTTGTCCGGCCATGTACAATAATTCTTCTCGGGACAAACCAGCAATCATATCAGCTAGTTTGTCTGCCGTTAATTGCGGTTGCTCAATCATTCGTGCTGCACCACACTCTACAAGATGATCAGCATTCAGCGCCTGCTGGCGATCTTTGTGCATAAATGGAACGAAGATCGCACCAACACCAGCAGCAGAGACCTCTGAGACCGTTAAAGCACCTGAACGGCAGACCAGCAAGTCAGCCCACTCATATGCACTTGCAACATCATCTATAAATTCTGTTACCTGTGCGTTTTCAACCGCGACTCTCTTATAGTGCTCTGCAACTTCAGTGGCATTGTTTTTTCCTGCCTGATGACGAATCTCAAAACCAGTTCCCAGCTTAGCCATCACTTCAGGAAGAGTTTCATTCAATATCCGTGCTCCCTGACTGCCACCCATCACCAGAATTCTCACCGGGCCGTTTCGTTCAGCCAAACGTTCTGATGGTTCAGCTAGGGCAACAACATCTTCGCGTACCGGATTACCGACCACTTCAGCAGAAGGGAATGCGCCCGGAAACGCCTGAAACACTTTTTTGGCAATACGGGACAACCACTGGTTTGTCATACCGGCTACGGCATTTTGCTCGTGTAGTACGACAGGAATATCTGAAAACCATGCAGCAATACCACCGGGGCCACTAACATAACCGCCCATACCAAGGACAACATCTGGTTGCCACTGTTTGATATGTTTTCTGGCCTGCAAAATCGCATTGGCAATCTGTAAAGGCGCTTTAAGAAGCCGGACAATCCCCTGACCTCTAAGCCCTTTTACCTTAATAAAATCGATCTCAATTCCGTGTTTAGGGACCAGTTCAGCTTCCATCCGGTCTGCGGTACCAAGCCAGCGTATTTCCCAGCCTTGTTGCTGTAACTGCTTAGCCACAGCAAGCCCCGGAAAGACATGTCCTCCGGTACCACCAGCCATCACTAATAGTCGTTTTTTGTTATTCATTTTCTGTAATCTGTTGGTTGTCTAATTCTTGTTCGCTTATTTGCCGCTCGGGCTGACTGACTGCCCGCAACCTGCATTCATGGTCGATCCGTAACAGGATTGAGACGGCGGTCGTCATTATAATCAGGCTGGATCCACCATAACTGATAAGGGGTAATGTCAGCCCTTTTGTCGGTACTATTCCCGCCGAAGCCCCCACATTAACCAGAGACTGGAAGGCAAACCAGATACCGATACCAAACGCCAGATATCCGCCAAACTGGTCTCCGGATTCAAGGGCTTTTTTGCCAATATAAACAGCCTTAAGAACCAGAGAGAAAATCAGCAGCAAAATAAGGGTAACACCGATAAAGCCCAGCTCTTCAGCAATTACAGCGAACACAAAGTCTGTATGGGCTTCCGGCAGGTATTCGAGTTTCTGAACCGAATTTCCCAGCCCCTGTCCCATCCAGTTTCCGCGGCCAAATGCCATCAGAGACTGAGTGAGCTGATAGCCACTGCCAAAGGGATCTTCCCATGGGTCTAAAAACGAGGTTACCCTTCTCATCCGGTAAGGCTCAATCAGTATCAGTACCGCAACACCGGCAATACCCACCATCATTAACGCGATAAACTGCCACAGCTTGGCTCCGGCGATAAATAGCATGGCAAACATGGTTACCAGCATAACGATAACCGTGCCCAAATCCGGCTGACCAAGCAGCAACATAGCTAAAATGGCAAACACAATGATTGGCTTCATAAAGCCGCCAAAGAAAGTTTCTCTCACTTCATCGGCTTTACGTACCAGATAGCCCGCCATAAAGATAAACAGGGACAACTTTGCCACTTCAGCGGGCTGAAGGTTAAATAAACCAAGGGGGATCCAGCGCGAGGCACCATTAACGGATTTACCGGCCACCAGCACCACCACCAGCAGCACAAAGGAAAGGGCAAGTAATACACTGCTGTAACGTAGCCACTTTTCCAGAGGTATCTGCAACACAACAGCAGCCGTTGTAAGGGCAAGGCCGATAAATATTGCGTGGCGGAACATAAAGTGAAACGGCTGTCCCGTTAAGCGGGTACTGATGGGAAATGAAGCTGAAGTCACCATGACCAGACCAATCAACATCAAGCCGAGGGAGATCCAAACTAACTGGCGGTCAAACATCACCGGAGAAGAAGGTTTGCTTCCCCAGTTTACAATGCTATCTGTTAACCGTCTGAGTCTGTTCAAAATGGGCTACCTAAGCGTACTTGTTCGCCAGAGCGGTAAATGCATCACCCCTCGCCATAAAGTTTTTATATTGATCAAAGCTGGCACAGGCCGGAGACAGCATCACCATGTCACCGGGTTTTAGCTCAGTTGCGATAGCCTGAATCGCCTGCTCCATAGTCTGCCAGCGAACCGCTGACGGATGAAGAGACATAAAGGCATCACCATCCTGCCCGTAGCAGTGCAGAGTAAGATTAAGATCAGAGAGTACTTTTTCTAACAGTGAAAAATCGGCTCCCTTGCCGTCTCCACCCACCAGCAGGTGAAGTTTCCCTTCGATCTCAAGGCCGCTAAGTGCAGCAATCGTACTGGCTACATTGGTTGCTTTGGAGTCATTAACCCACTTAACGCCTCGTTTGTCAGCAACCACCTGACTCCGGTGAGTCAGGCCGTTATATTGCTTCAGCCTTTCCAGTGCTGGCTTGTAGTCGACACCAGCACACTCAAGCAGAGCCAGTACCGTAAGCACATTAGCAATATTGTGTTTACCCACCAGATTCAGCTCCGAAGTAGCAAGAATCCGTTGCTGATCCCGTGAAAGATAATCTACACCGTCTAAGGTGGTCAGGCCGAACTGCTCAGAATCCAGACCAAAGGAGACCATGTTCCGGTGCTCCTTATCGGGATAGGTCTCCCTGTCCTGACGGTTAACCACAATAAACTCAGCGTGATCAAATATTCTCAGCTTAGCGTCCCTGTAGGATGGCATACCATCGTACCTGTCCATATGATCTTCAGACAGGTTAAGAAACGCAGCCGCTTTCAGCTGCAGTGAGTGGGTTGTCTCTAGCTGAAAACTTGAAAGCTCCAGTACATAAAGCTCGGTTGAGTCATCCAGCAAATCAAGCGCCGGAACGCCGATATTTCCGCCTACCCCGACATTTATACCGGCCGCTTTTGCCATCTCACCCGTCAGGTCAGTGACAGTACTTTTACCGTTTGAGCCGGTAATCGCCAACACAGGCGCCTTAACGGCCCATGCAAACAGCTCAATGTCACCAACGACTTGTGCGCCATTCTGTATAGCGGCCTGAATTTCAGGAGTCGCAAGAGCAATACCCGGGCTCAGGACAATAAGATCAGCCTGTTGCAGCCACTCTCTGTTCCAGTATCCCTTATGCAGTGAAATTGATTCTGGTAAAGCATCGCTACCCGGCGGATTCGCACGTGTATCAATCACTTTAATGTCAAATTCCTGCCTTAAATTTATAAGGTGCTTAACGACAGAGAGCCCGGTAACACCGAGCCCTGCAACCACTACATGGTTAACACCTTGCCAGCGATCCATCTGTTAACGCACCTTAAGTGTAGCGAGACCAATCAGTACCAGTACGATGGAGATAATCCAGAAGCGGACAATAACTCTTGGTTCAGGCCAGCCTTTTAACTCATAGTGATGATGAATAGGTGCCATTCTGAACACCCGCTGTCCACGCAGTTTATAAGATCCAACCTGCAGAATAACCGACAGAGTTTCCATTACGAACACGCCGCCCATAATAACCAACACAAACTCCTGACGGACAAGTACGGCAATTGTGCCTAAAGCACCACCAAGGGCAAGTGAACCTACATCGCCCATAAATACCTGAGCCGGGTAGGTGTTAAACCATAAGAAACCAAGACCTGCACCAACCATAGCGGTACAGACAATAACCAGCTCACTGGTCAGGGGGATATGAGGAATATGCAGGTACTGAGCAAAGTTAACGTTACCCGTTGCCCACGCAATGGCGGCAAAACCGGCCGCAACCAGAACAGTAGGCAGAATCGCCAGACCATCCAGACCGTCAGTAAGGTTAACAGCATTACTGGTGCCGACAATCACAAAGTAGGTCAGTACGATATAGAAAAGACCAAGCTGAGGCATAATGTCTTTAAAGAAAGGTACGACTAACTGTGTTGCAGCGGTGTCTTTACCATGTGCATACAGGGCAAAAGCCACAACCAGAGCGATCAGTGACTGCCAAAAGTACTTCCAGCGGGCAATCAAACCGGCCGGATCTTTTCTGACCACCTTACGGTAATCATCAACAAAGCCGACGGCACCATAACCAGCTAACACAGCCAGCACCGCCCAGACATAAATATTGGTTAGATCTGCCCAGAGGAAAACCGTCACAGCAATAGAAGCTAAGATCATCACACCGCCCATGGTAGGGGTACCACGTTTGCTGAAATGTGATTCGGGGCCGTCATTACGCACCACCTGACCAATCTGAAGGCGTTGCAGGCGTTCAATTACCTTTGGCCCAATCCATAACGAAAAACCGAGAGCAGTAATAACACTGACAATGGCTCTGAAAGACAGATATTCAAATAATCTGAAAAATGAGAAATAGGGCTGTAGTAGTTCGGCTAGCCAGATAATCATTTAAACTGCTCCTTTAAAGCTTCAGCCACGAGACTCATTCGGGCACTGTTGGCCCCTTTTACTAACAAAGTTTGACTTTGAGCCGGTGATTTTAATAGCTCTTGCTCCATATAACAAATCAGCTCTGCATGGCTGTCAAAGTGCATGCCTGAACACACATCGCTTATTACTTTAGTGTCTTCACCATAGGTAAGTACATAGTCAAACTGAAATGGGGCAGCATAATCCCCGAGTTGACGGTGAAGTTCAAGAGACTCAGCTCCTAATTC contains:
- the ftsA gene encoding cell division protein FtsA; translated protein: MTKIADDNIIVGLDIGTASVSALVGEVLPDGQINIIGAGSSPSRGMDKGGVNDLESVVKSVQRAVDQAELMAECKINNVYISLSGRHIASRIEKGMGTISDEEVSQDDMDRAIHTAKSIKIGDEQRILHVIPQEFTIDYQEGIKNPLGLSGVRMEVSVHLISCHSDMARNIIKAVERCGLKVEQLVFSGLASSNAVITEDERELGVCVVDIGAGTMDVSIWTGGALRHTEVFSYAGNAVTSDIAFAFGTPVGDAEEIKVKYGCALSELVSKDDTVNVPSVGGRPSRTLKRQELSGVIEARYAELMGFINQSVNSVQTKLRDDGIKHHLAAGVVLTGGAAQIEGLVECAERVFGANRVRVGKPLEVSGLTDYVKEPYHSTAVGLLHYAKESQINDDGEYNEPKRSSLGSVFSRMRNWIQKEF
- a CDS encoding cell division protein FtsQ/DivIB, which encodes MNNTLSKNRPDLLLRITKQYILGAIFLSVVILLIGYLLYSTTTWMLDEQRLPLSKVIIQGEREYTSDSDVQQALSQLSYIGTFMTQDVDELQQSVIGLPWVAQASVRKQWPDLIKIYLVEHKPTAIWNGNELLNQSGDVFQGDVAELNTEKIKLYGPAGSSRTVLSTWQQAEPYFSPLGLSIDSLVLNERRAWQIILDNGIRLELGKDSLTERIERFVSLYYRLGNQREKVSYIDLRYDTGAAVGWFPEQELEQESTDD
- the murC gene encoding UDP-N-acetylmuramate--L-alanine ligase → MTIEHTQNLSQIRAIVPEMRRVKCIHFVGIGGAGMSGIAEVLLNEGYQISGSDLSENPVTQRLSSKGAEIYFGHDASNIDKASVVVVSTAIQQDNPELVAAKQKRIPVVRRAEMLAELMRFRHGIAVAGTHGKTTTTALVTQIYSEAGLDPTFVNGGLVKSAGTNARLGSSRILIAEADESDASFLHLQPMVSIVTNIEADHMDTYGGDFETLKQTFIDFLHNLPFYGQAIMCIDDPVVRELIPRVSRQVITYGFSDDADVRIENYRQEGQQGKFTVIREGRAALDITLNIPGRHNALNASAAIAVATEDDIDDESILKAMAGTQGTGRRFEHLGEFDIGEGDQVMLVDDYGHHPSEVDVTIQAARAGWEDKRLVMIFQPHRYSRTRDLFDDFANVLEKVDLLIMLDVYSAGEKPIQGADARALCRTIRARGKIDPVFVPDANALPSVLANLMKDNDLVLTQGAGDIGKVARQLAALKLRKNDMQNS
- the murG gene encoding undecaprenyldiphospho-muramoylpentapeptide beta-N-acetylglucosaminyltransferase; protein product: MNNKKRLLVMAGGTGGHVFPGLAVAKQLQQQGWEIRWLGTADRMEAELVPKHGIEIDFIKVKGLRGQGIVRLLKAPLQIANAILQARKHIKQWQPDVVLGMGGYVSGPGGIAAWFSDIPVVLHEQNAVAGMTNQWLSRIAKKVFQAFPGAFPSAEVVGNPVREDVVALAEPSERLAERNGPVRILVMGGSQGARILNETLPEVMAKLGTGFEIRHQAGKNNATEVAEHYKRVAVENAQVTEFIDDVASAYEWADLLVCRSGALTVSEVSAAGVGAIFVPFMHKDRQQALNADHLVECGAARMIEQPQLTADKLADMIAGLSREELLYMAGQARSAAKLDADKTVADAIAALAEK
- the ftsW gene encoding cell division protein FtsW → MFDRQLVWISLGLMLIGLVMVTSASFPISTRLTGQPFHFMFRHAIFIGLALTTAAVVLQIPLEKWLRYSSVLLALSFVLLVVVLVAGKSVNGASRWIPLGLFNLQPAEVAKLSLFIFMAGYLVRKADEVRETFFGGFMKPIIVFAILAMLLLGQPDLGTVIVMLVTMFAMLFIAGAKLWQFIALMMVGIAGVAVLILIEPYRMRRVTSFLDPWEDPFGSGYQLTQSLMAFGRGNWMGQGLGNSVQKLEYLPEAHTDFVFAVIAEELGFIGVTLILLLIFSLVLKAVYIGKKALESGDQFGGYLAFGIGIWFAFQSLVNVGASAGIVPTKGLTLPLISYGGSSLIIMTTAVSILLRIDHECRLRAVSQPERQISEQELDNQQITENE
- the murD gene encoding UDP-N-acetylmuramoyl-L-alanine--D-glutamate ligase; amino-acid sequence: MDRWQGVNHVVVAGLGVTGLSVVKHLINLRQEFDIKVIDTRANPPGSDALPESISLHKGYWNREWLQQADLIVLSPGIALATPEIQAAIQNGAQVVGDIELFAWAVKAPVLAITGSNGKSTVTDLTGEMAKAAGINVGVGGNIGVPALDLLDDSTELYVLELSSFQLETTHSLQLKAAAFLNLSEDHMDRYDGMPSYRDAKLRIFDHAEFIVVNRQDRETYPDKEHRNMVSFGLDSEQFGLTTLDGVDYLSRDQQRILATSELNLVGKHNIANVLTVLALLECAGVDYKPALERLKQYNGLTHRSQVVADKRGVKWVNDSKATNVASTIAALSGLEIEGKLHLLVGGDGKGADFSLLEKVLSDLNLTLHCYGQDGDAFMSLHPSAVRWQTMEQAIQAIATELKPGDMVMLSPACASFDQYKNFMARGDAFTALANKYA
- the mraY gene encoding phospho-N-acetylmuramoyl-pentapeptide-transferase; translation: MIIWLAELLQPYFSFFRLFEYLSFRAIVSVITALGFSLWIGPKVIERLQRLQIGQVVRNDGPESHFSKRGTPTMGGVMILASIAVTVFLWADLTNIYVWAVLAVLAGYGAVGFVDDYRKVVRKDPAGLIARWKYFWQSLIALVVAFALYAHGKDTAATQLVVPFFKDIMPQLGLFYIVLTYFVIVGTSNAVNLTDGLDGLAILPTVLVAAGFAAIAWATGNVNFAQYLHIPHIPLTSELVIVCTAMVGAGLGFLWFNTYPAQVFMGDVGSLALGGALGTIAVLVRQEFVLVIMGGVFVMETLSVILQVGSYKLRGQRVFRMAPIHHHYELKGWPEPRVIVRFWIISIVLVLIGLATLKVR